A segment of the Vibrio sp. 16 genome:
AAAGAACTCAAGCAAATCGCACAGATCAGCGCCGTAACTGGGATCATTTTGGTCGGCTTGGGTATTGTGTTCAGGCAGCACGGCTGGCTAACGTTTTACCCTGTTGTGGTCAACGTGTGTATGCTTGTTTTGTTTGCTGGCAGTTTAAGACAGCCTCAAACGCTGATTGAGCGCTTGGCTCGACTCCAAGAGCCAGATTTACCAGAAAGTGGGGTGCGCTATACACGCAGCGTGACAAAGATATGGTGCGTCTTTTTCGCACTCAATGCACTCATCGCACTTTACACCTGTTTTCAGCCACTGGAGATTTGGACGCTGTACAACGGATTGATCAGCTACCTACTTGCAGGCAGCCTGTTTGTCGTCGAGTGGATCGTTCGCCAGTTTGTTCGTAGGAATCCATAGTTAATGAGCTTAAACGCCAGATCATTTACCTCCATTAGCGATCTT
Coding sequences within it:
- a CDS encoding septation protein IspZ; this encodes MRQLLTALSAVVLLAYPFAVYFGIDKFGLSLVGIILISALLLRVLTAQRSKVKELKQIAQISAVTGIILVGLGIVFRQHGWLTFYPVVVNVCMLVLFAGSLRQPQTLIERLARLQEPDLPESGVRYTRSVTKIWCVFFALNALIALYTCFQPLEIWTLYNGLISYLLAGSLFVVEWIVRQFVRRNP